Part of the Nitrosopumilus piranensis genome is shown below.
GGAGAGATTCTTGCAATAGAGTTAGAGAGAATAGGATTTGTAGTCAAAAAAGATTTTGGTGATTTGAATAAAGCATTTGTTGTTGTATATGGTTCAAATCCATCTGAGTTACAATGGAGTCTATACACTGAAGGGTGGGGACGTTCGGCATTTGTGAAATATGATTCTGTAGGATTGGGTCAAATGTACTCTCCATGGTTTTCAAACATGCCAGGATTCAATGATCCATCATATTGGAATTATGAAAATAACAAACTAGATGAGATTACACAAAAAATTTACACAGGAGAATTCGAAACATCTGAAAAAAGATCAGAGTTGATTCGAGAAGCAGTAGTTGAAGGAATTAATGAATCTGTAAGAATTTTCTTGGCAAGCAAAATTGATCAGTACGTTGTAAATGAAAGAGTCAGTGGAGTTGTTAATGATTTTGGAGCAGGAGTACCAAGCAGATTTACACCAATTAACGCACAAAGTGATAGTGACGAACTTGTGATTGGGGTCAAACAGATCTATCAAGGTGCATGGAATCCTGTTATGGGATTAACAGACAGCTACAGCAGACATATTTGGGGCACGATATCAGATCCTGGAACATTCAAGCATCCATTTACAGGAGAAACATTTCCAATTAGAACAAGTTGGCAAGTTGAAACAGCAGGTCCAGATGGAAATCTCATAGTTCCTACAAAAGCAATAATGTGGAATCCAACATTGCAAAAATGGGAAAATATCAAACCAGAAACAATGGCAACAAGCAAAGTTGTTTTGGATTTTAATTTTGGAAATTGGCATCACGGTCAGAGAATAGACATGAATGATATTTTGTATTCACTATACTTTACAATTGAATGGGGGACACAAATAGATGAAAACGATAGAACCTTTGATACAGAGTTTACACCAAGGGCTGCTCAAAGTATTCAGACAATAAAAGGGATAAATCAAATCGATAAAGACACTATAGAAGTTTATGTTGATTACTGGCATTTTGATGAAGGGGAGATAGCGGACTGGGCAGTTATTTGGAATACAATGCCATGGGAGATTTCTGCTGCAATGGAAAAAGCAGTTTTAGATGGCAAGGCATCATTTTCCAGATCGGGAGCTACAAGTAAGAATGTAAATTGGATTTCATTGATAGTGCCAAATGATGCAAATCTAGTCAAAGATTATTTGAGTGATTTTAGAAACTCGAACTACATACCTATATCATTAAAACAAAATAATTTAGAATCAAAATACTATCAAGAAAGATTTGAATCAGCAATAAAGTGGATTGATGAAAAAAACCATGCAGTAATTAGTAATGGTCCATTTTATTTAGAGTCATATTCACCAGAATCACGGACAATTTTAGTAACTGCTTTTGATGATGATTCATATCCCTTTGAAATTGGAAGTTGGTCTGAATTTCAAAATGCAGCATTTCCAATTATCAGAGAAATTAAATTAAAAGATGTGATTCAAAAAGGAGAAGAATTTTCAGTAGAAATAGAGGTTGAAAATACAGATTCTATCCTATACTTTTTATTAAATAGTCATGGAAATATGATATCATCAGAATCCATACAAGTGGATAAAGACAAAATAAATCTCAAAATAGATTCAGAAAAATTACTGCCTGGAACAGGTAACATCAAAATTTTTGCTGTTTCAAATTCAGTTCTTAAACCAGATTTTTATGAATCAAGTTTTATTGTAACTGAAAAGAAAACAGAGTTACCAAGTAGTTCTTCTGATAATATAGAATTTTCAGAAGATGGTATAAAATACGAGGTTTTGATTATTCCCATAATCATTATTATCGGAATTATTATTTTATTAAAAAAACATCATAACAACCCATAATCTTTTAGAATTAATTCAACTTGTTCTTCCTTTTCTAATTTGGAATATTCACCCAAAAGGTTTTGATTAAGTTCATAGAATGTATGTCCCCACTTGAATTTATCAAGCAACTCTAATCCCTGTTCGTTATGTCCCAAAATAAACAAAGATGCTGTCAAGGCTTCAGCAGTAGTTAATTTATTTAATTTAGCATAGTTTACTGGATTTCCTGCAAGCAACGGGGGCAACTTTCGTTTTATTCCATTAAATTTTTTTGAAAATGCTTGATCTGCTAGATTCCAAGAGCAATCAATTCCAACTATAGAGTTGATCAATGACCTGTCTTTTGGCATCAAAGTATTTTTTGAAAAGGGATCTAAAACTAAACCTTTTATTCCAATCTTTTTAATATTTTGAGCAAGACCAAACTTTATCATTTTTGCAGCAGTACATTTTTTTGGATCATCTTGATAAAACATCAAAACCTGAAGTTTCATTTCAAATAATTTTAGAATGAAGAGTATTTTGAATTTACTCTACAGTCTTGTATGTTACCTTGTAATAGAATCGAGATACCTGATCATCTTTTATTATCTCCACATTCCAATCAGAATCAAGTAAGAAATCTTCAGAGGATTCAGGTAAAATACTGAATTTTTCTAGGCGAACATCAGGACCACTATATCTAACATTTAGGCTCATTCCATCCACCTCCACAACATCATAGATTTGACCAGGTTTTCTAGTAGATTCACTAACAAGGCAATCAGCATCAGGACCAATTACACAAATACCACTTGAAGATGAAATTTTGAGATTAACATCAGAAATATCAGATCTTAAAGGAGTTAGCAAAGAACCTGAAATAACTCTTGGCAACAGAGTCACATCATCAACAGTTTTTTCTTGTGCAGATACAGAAATGATATTATCAGCAATTCTATTTTCTTTTTCAATTACTGTTTCCAATTTTGGAGTAGGTGGTTTTTCAACAACATTAAATCGGATATGTTTTGTTTCAAAGTCAGCATCAATGGTCACCTCATATTTTCCAATTGCAGATGCAGTGTTTGGTATTTTATATTCATGAGTAAATGAACCAGATGGGCTTGGGCGAATTGATTTAACTGCACCAGTATGAACTCCACAAATAAAAGAGCCACAGGTAATTTCGGTATCAGACTTTTTAATTATGCTTACATCATATGTTTCTAGATAGATGAGTTTGTTTGGCTTTCCAGAAATTATTACAGTATCACCAGGGTGATATTCAGGTTTATCAGTAGAGACTAACAAAGATACAGGATCATCAATACCAAAAGTAAAATCATTAGCAACACTAAAGGTAGCAGTTGCTCTAGCAGTAGAATAGACTGCCTTGACAGAATAAAATCCTTCACTAAATACGGTTGCAGGTAATTCAAACAAACTTGAAAATTCACCTCCAGGCTTTGGATAAACAGCAGATTCATGAATAATTTTGTAAGGGAATACACCATCCAGAATTTGGATTGTTACACGGTCAGGTACAACAAGTCCTTCATCGCCCTGTATTCGTTGAATTACATTTCCCACTACCTTGAGTTTTTCTCCTGCTTGGTAAAGGGGTTTTCCAGTTGTTACAAATATAGGAGTTTTTGAAATAGAATCATTTGCAGGATCTGCTGAAACCTTAAAAAATAGTGTTTCACCATAGGAGTCAGTTCCTATGTTTATTTTATAAAGACCAAAATTAGAAGAAGATGTACTTCTACTATCATCTCCTTTAATAGTTTGATATCTTTCAGAGACAGGAGTGGTCCAGGACCATGAAAATCTCTGATTATCAATTGGAGCTCCATATGTTGTGGTTGTTCCATCAGGTCGTGTTACTGAAATTGTTACGGCTCGATCACTAGTAGGAATAATTCCGTTAAGAGAGACCTTTTCTCCTAATCCATATACCTCTTTGTCAAGGGAGATAGTAAGGCCACCAGCCAAATCATCAACAACTTCAAAAGTTGCAGTGGCCAAAAGATCAAGATATTGTGCAGTAATTATGTAT
Proteins encoded:
- a CDS encoding ABC transporter substrate-binding protein, with product MKKLLVFILALSIVVVVNNQSFAEKSVFVDSVKFIQYLDENTALEEVRNGNLDIYYYRISSDRLESNQSREGLQVFDSTGGSYSILVNPADAEKFNPFSIKEIRFALNYLVDRKLIVNELMGGYGSPIISYYSTSDPEYLTILEELEIFNFKYNPGLAEEIITKALKEKGAIKKEGKWKINENSIEIKIFIRSDDPVRKSIGEILAIELERIGFVVKKDFGDLNKAFVVVYGSNPSELQWSLYTEGWGRSAFVKYDSVGLGQMYSPWFSNMPGFNDPSYWNYENNKLDEITQKIYTGEFETSEKRSELIREAVVEGINESVRIFLASKIDQYVVNERVSGVVNDFGAGVPSRFTPINAQSDSDELVIGVKQIYQGAWNPVMGLTDSYSRHIWGTISDPGTFKHPFTGETFPIRTSWQVETAGPDGNLIVPTKAIMWNPTLQKWENIKPETMATSKVVLDFNFGNWHHGQRIDMNDILYSLYFTIEWGTQIDENDRTFDTEFTPRAAQSIQTIKGINQIDKDTIEVYVDYWHFDEGEIADWAVIWNTMPWEISAAMEKAVLDGKASFSRSGATSKNVNWISLIVPNDANLVKDYLSDFRNSNYIPISLKQNNLESKYYQERFESAIKWIDEKNHAVISNGPFYLESYSPESRTILVTAFDDDSYPFEIGSWSEFQNAAFPIIREIKLKDVIQKGEEFSVEIEVENTDSILYFLLNSHGNMISSESIQVDKDKINLKIDSEKLLPGTGNIKIFAVSNSVLKPDFYESSFIVTEKKTELPSSSSDNIEFSEDGIKYEVLIIPIIIIIGIIILLKKHHNNP
- a CDS encoding DUF367 family protein, with the protein product MKLQVLMFYQDDPKKCTAAKMIKFGLAQNIKKIGIKGLVLDPFSKNTLMPKDRSLINSIVGIDCSWNLADQAFSKKFNGIKRKLPPLLAGNPVNYAKLNKLTTAEALTASLFILGHNEQGLELLDKFKWGHTFYELNQNLLGEYSKLEKEEQVELILKDYGLL